One window of the Paenibacillus beijingensis genome contains the following:
- a CDS encoding LapA family protein — protein sequence MKTQWFLILALLFALVIAIFAVINVEPVGVNFLYKTTQIPLILVILASALLSGLMVGMFGIIRIFRLQRTIRSLEKQVAELKLEIVAGEEAAAGAALGTPVYSAADNDGELRGGSSQFDRESGKAGANS from the coding sequence ATGAAAACGCAATGGTTTTTGATTCTTGCTTTATTATTTGCGCTTGTAATTGCTATTTTTGCCGTTATTAATGTCGAACCGGTCGGAGTTAATTTCCTCTATAAGACGACGCAGATCCCGCTTATTCTCGTGATTCTGGCTTCCGCGCTGCTTAGCGGACTTATGGTCGGCATGTTCGGGATCATTCGGATATTCCGGCTGCAGCGGACGATCCGCTCGCTGGAGAAACAGGTTGCCGAGCTCAAGCTGGAGATAGTAGCGGGAGAGGAAGCGGCTGCGGGCGCAGCTTTGGGTACCCCGGTTTATTCCGCGGCGGACAACGACGGGGAATTAAGGGGCGGCTCTTCGCAATTCGACCGGGAATCCGGCAAAGCGGGAGCCAATTCTTAA
- a CDS encoding alpha/beta hydrolase has translation MDGNRGIPVQLRFLLWLVNHFVWMTGRPLPAMRPRMRLFLRLMDRFATERARGAFTVRDETVPASDGYEIPIRLYIPRTPGPLPMLVYYHGGGFALGSHTVRDRFNRTLAEKSGTVLVSVGYRLAPEHPYPRGVEDAYDALRWCAEHAASFGGDPARIAVAGESAGGNLAAVVALMARDRGGPRLRCQALLYPAVDLTGHQPSVFENGSGYMLTIRLMKQFVQGYVPDKERRRQPYASPLFAERLEGLPPAVIVTAQFCPLRDQGKQYAQRLRQAGVPAVYRCYAGMIHDFTAMMSRILGSAKNSLHLAAMFIRNAVRAD, from the coding sequence ATGGACGGCAACAGGGGGATACCGGTTCAACTGCGATTTTTATTGTGGCTGGTGAACCATTTTGTCTGGATGACTGGCAGGCCGCTGCCCGCGATGCGTCCCCGTATGCGGCTGTTTCTGAGATTGATGGACCGGTTTGCGACGGAGCGGGCCCGCGGCGCGTTTACGGTCCGGGACGAAACCGTTCCCGCTTCCGACGGCTATGAGATTCCTATACGGCTGTATATCCCGCGCACGCCGGGGCCGCTGCCGATGCTCGTTTATTATCATGGCGGCGGTTTTGCGCTTGGCAGCCATACGGTTCGCGACCGATTCAACCGGACGCTGGCGGAGAAAAGCGGCACCGTGCTCGTATCGGTCGGATACCGGCTGGCGCCGGAGCACCCGTATCCGCGGGGAGTCGAGGACGCCTACGACGCGCTGCGCTGGTGCGCCGAGCATGCCGCCTCATTCGGCGGCGATCCTGCGCGGATCGCCGTGGCCGGCGAAAGCGCCGGCGGCAACCTGGCCGCGGTTGTCGCGCTGATGGCCCGCGACCGGGGCGGGCCGCGGCTGCGCTGCCAAGCGCTGCTTTATCCCGCCGTCGATCTGACGGGACATCAGCCTTCGGTGTTCGAGAACGGCAGCGGCTATATGCTGACCATCCGGCTCATGAAGCAATTCGTGCAAGGCTATGTGCCTGACAAAGAACGACGCCGTCAGCCTTACGCGTCCCCGTTGTTTGCCGAACGGCTGGAGGGACTACCGCCCGCGGTCATCGTGACGGCGCAGTTTTGCCCGCTGCGGGATCAGGGGAAGCAGTACGCGCAGCGGCTGCGGCAGGCGGGCGTGCCGGCCGTTTACCGCTGTTATGCGGGGATGATTCATGATTTCACCGCCATGATGTCGCGGATTTTGGGATCGGCAAAAAATTCGCTTCATCTGGCGGCAATGTTTATCCGGAATGCTGTAAGAGCGGATTGA
- a CDS encoding nicotinate phosphoribosyltransferase: MSCEHLTLHTDKYQINMMYAHWIQGSLNDKAVFEVYFRKLPFGNGYAVFAGLERIVDYIKKLRFSEEEIDYLGKQEEQYKPEFLEELRRLRFTGNIDSVPEGTLVFPHEPLIRVEARIFEAQLVETAILNFCNYQTLIATKASRIKGVADNDILLEFGTRRAQEADAAVWGARASYLAGFHASSNMRAGMMFGIPAKGTHAHSWVQGHDSEAEAFDKYAEALPDSVTLLVDTYDTLRSGLPNAIRTAKALERRGKKLDAIRLDSGDLALLSKKARRILDEAGLPDVKIVASNDLDEHIIFNLKAQGAKIDIWGVGTQLITASDQPALGGVYKLVARENGGGTYEPVIKISGNLDKVSNPGVKDIYRLIDLESGMAAGDFMTLRGDERPATGETLTLLDPGHPYLREEAAGYRAEPLLRRVFENGELTGTLPALEEVRDYHKRQMELFRPEYLRKLHPEPYPVWFSEELWQLKTDMIKRYQNRK, translated from the coding sequence ATGAGCTGCGAGCACTTGACGCTGCATACGGACAAATACCAGATCAATATGATGTATGCGCATTGGATACAAGGATCGTTGAACGACAAGGCGGTCTTCGAGGTTTATTTCCGCAAGCTGCCGTTCGGCAACGGGTACGCTGTTTTTGCCGGGCTGGAGCGGATTGTCGACTATATAAAAAAGCTGCGCTTCAGTGAGGAAGAGATCGATTATCTGGGGAAGCAGGAGGAGCAGTACAAGCCCGAATTTCTGGAGGAGCTGCGCAGGCTGAGATTTACGGGCAATATCGACTCGGTGCCGGAAGGCACGCTCGTCTTTCCGCACGAGCCGCTCATCCGTGTGGAAGCGCGCATTTTCGAGGCCCAACTGGTGGAAACGGCCATACTGAACTTTTGCAACTATCAGACGCTAATTGCCACGAAAGCTTCGCGGATTAAAGGCGTCGCCGACAACGATATTTTGCTGGAGTTTGGAACCCGGCGCGCGCAGGAAGCCGATGCTGCCGTATGGGGCGCGCGCGCCTCATATCTGGCCGGCTTTCACGCCTCCTCCAACATGCGTGCCGGTATGATGTTCGGTATTCCGGCCAAAGGAACGCACGCCCACTCCTGGGTTCAGGGGCACGATTCGGAGGCGGAAGCGTTCGACAAATATGCCGAGGCGCTGCCCGATTCTGTAACGCTGCTCGTCGATACGTACGATACGCTGCGCAGCGGGCTTCCGAACGCCATCCGGACCGCCAAGGCGCTGGAGCGGCGGGGCAAGAAGCTCGATGCGATCCGGCTTGACAGCGGCGATTTGGCGTTGTTGTCGAAGAAGGCGCGGCGGATTCTGGATGAGGCAGGGCTTCCCGATGTTAAGATCGTGGCGTCCAACGACTTGGACGAGCATATCATTTTCAACCTGAAAGCACAGGGTGCGAAAATCGATATATGGGGGGTAGGCACGCAGCTCATTACGGCGTCGGATCAGCCAGCGCTGGGCGGCGTGTACAAGCTGGTCGCCCGTGAAAACGGCGGCGGCACGTATGAGCCGGTAATCAAAATTTCCGGCAACCTCGATAAAGTTTCCAATCCGGGTGTCAAGGATATCTACCGGCTTATCGATTTGGAGAGCGGAATGGCTGCGGGCGACTTCATGACGCTGCGCGGCGATGAGCGCCCGGCAACAGGTGAAACGCTGACGCTTCTGGATCCCGGCCATCCGTATTTGCGTGAGGAGGCGGCCGGTTACCGGGCGGAGCCGCTGCTGCGCCGCGTGTTCGAGAATGGGGAACTGACCGGTACGCTGCCCGCTTTGGAAGAAGTCCGCGATTACCATAAGCGGCAGATGGAGCTGTTCCGGCCGGAATATTTGCGGAAGCTGCATCCGGAGCCGTATCCGGTATGGTTCAGCGAAGAGCTGTGGCAGCTCAAGACCGATATGATCAAGCGCTATCAGAACCGGAAATAA